Proteins found in one Haloferax litoreum genomic segment:
- a CDS encoding Eco57I restriction-modification methylase domain-containing protein, producing the protein MSDTFFQRFDEWVAAFDDVEFVEGETDEHHTESVVTLLTKLVFVQTLADYGVIEADWLQKTWTEHERGHGHDSRHAMLDSFFTDVSEHVTAYCDVDLFTRDVYPTVEQSEPDAETVAGNVAAVVGVAADDSQDEKTGVADVDFAQLDEDVFGRIYETYLADGRTGRGIYYTPGYVSRSLVTDTVGVELETVAARFEHAVETGRWDAAAAAATEFTEFTVLDPACGTGSFLVAAFDAIRDEYDRLFECLDAARHPRRQSEGEETGENPSEGEIERIETLLRTLGYTEDERGELRLREREFAATLVLRHVHAVDLDSKALEIAKLNVWLAAVGRDPEFDCGVETRRHSETTESGETSVGGCDWPEFEMNFGCGDSLVGLPDERVQDVLHAQYDAEMRAISHARVAALDDPRERESLRRAVDVLRQIRPELDAVFEASVEDSQATVALLDETTPFHWPLQFWHVYRDSGGFDCIVGNPPWVTHGSEHVTRFLTERYEYQSGQPDLYRYFLERSFTATNGCVGMVTPNTWLSIPGARNLRRVLLRSARLTTIAFVPDSAFTDVGQNSIAVVVDKQGPPTVVESSDDDFDRGGITVGELTTDGEFQPVRTVPPSSIEPPAYHVNPYVGAEEYAITAKMTANATTLADIADLTVGYQLYHRSIHTPAEIENEVFHSDENEHDAHVPDTRAASLGRFHLDSSPTQYVDTSAEFFRIPPKRFLDGEKVLLREVPSKRETGLIGARSTTTRLFPKSVISVVLTDDDYDYQHLLGVLNSRVAYLQSLVTGEKMGQHLFPRVSLTQLRGLAIEGTTELTPLVERLEVLSARRFHFRRAWERRVEAQTTADRTLASILGVDHSADDTEERSEAWVVDCSIDPDGDSDVLEREYSAFEFVGDTERPSGVLYGIDDGVETALLSVGFRTREQLQLVSLSVAALLDSRVNVDHLRHVLEKTVVCGTGEASVEPVVRLIREVQREVSDVVGSDADSDTPPTDIVRIEAALSDAQMELDAAVFDLYGLTPAEARAVLDVLDVREMVAEETISRLSRLQTAARDE; encoded by the coding sequence GTGAGCGACACGTTCTTCCAGCGGTTCGACGAGTGGGTGGCGGCGTTCGACGACGTGGAGTTCGTCGAAGGCGAGACCGACGAGCACCACACCGAGAGCGTGGTCACACTCCTCACCAAACTCGTCTTCGTCCAGACCCTCGCGGACTACGGCGTCATCGAGGCTGATTGGCTTCAGAAGACGTGGACCGAACACGAACGGGGCCACGGCCACGACAGCAGACACGCAATGCTGGATTCCTTTTTCACAGACGTGAGCGAGCACGTCACCGCGTACTGTGACGTCGACCTGTTCACACGGGATGTCTACCCGACGGTCGAACAGTCGGAACCGGACGCCGAGACGGTTGCGGGGAACGTCGCTGCAGTCGTGGGCGTCGCCGCAGACGACAGTCAGGACGAGAAGACAGGGGTGGCCGACGTCGATTTCGCGCAACTCGACGAGGACGTCTTCGGCCGAATATACGAGACGTATCTCGCCGACGGCCGAACGGGGCGTGGAATCTACTACACGCCAGGGTACGTCTCCAGGTCGCTCGTCACAGACACCGTCGGCGTCGAGTTAGAAACTGTCGCGGCCCGGTTCGAACACGCAGTCGAGACAGGGCGGTGGGACGCCGCCGCCGCCGCCGCGACGGAGTTCACCGAGTTCACCGTCCTCGACCCCGCCTGTGGGACCGGGTCGTTTCTCGTCGCAGCGTTCGACGCCATCCGTGACGAGTACGACCGACTGTTCGAGTGCCTCGACGCCGCACGACACCCGCGTCGGCAGTCCGAAGGGGAAGAGACAGGCGAGAACCCGTCAGAAGGTGAAATCGAGCGCATCGAAACGCTCCTGCGGACACTCGGGTACACAGAAGACGAACGAGGTGAACTCCGTCTTCGAGAACGGGAGTTCGCCGCCACACTCGTACTCCGGCACGTTCACGCAGTCGACCTCGATAGCAAGGCCCTCGAAATCGCGAAACTCAACGTCTGGCTCGCCGCCGTCGGCCGTGACCCCGAGTTCGACTGTGGCGTCGAAACCCGCCGTCACTCCGAGACCACAGAATCAGGCGAGACGTCCGTCGGCGGGTGCGACTGGCCCGAGTTCGAGATGAACTTCGGGTGTGGTGATTCACTCGTCGGACTCCCCGATGAGCGGGTACAGGACGTGCTCCACGCGCAGTACGACGCGGAGATGCGAGCAATCTCACACGCCCGTGTTGCCGCCCTCGACGACCCGCGAGAGCGAGAGTCACTCAGACGAGCGGTGGACGTACTGAGACAGATTCGGCCAGAACTCGACGCGGTGTTCGAAGCGTCCGTCGAAGACTCGCAGGCGACGGTGGCACTTCTCGACGAGACGACGCCGTTCCACTGGCCGCTCCAGTTCTGGCACGTGTATCGGGATAGCGGCGGATTCGACTGCATCGTCGGCAACCCGCCGTGGGTGACGCACGGGAGCGAACACGTCACGCGCTTCCTGACTGAGCGCTACGAGTACCAATCGGGCCAACCGGACCTCTATCGGTACTTCCTCGAACGGTCCTTCACGGCGACGAATGGGTGCGTGGGCATGGTGACGCCGAATACGTGGCTCTCGATACCCGGTGCGAGGAACCTTCGGCGCGTCCTGTTACGCAGTGCGCGACTCACGACGATTGCGTTCGTGCCAGACTCGGCGTTCACCGACGTTGGCCAGAACAGTATCGCAGTCGTCGTCGACAAACAGGGACCGCCGACAGTCGTCGAGTCGAGCGACGACGACTTCGACCGGGGCGGAATCACCGTCGGCGAACTCACGACAGATGGTGAGTTCCAACCAGTTCGGACCGTCCCGCCGTCGAGTATCGAACCGCCGGCGTACCACGTCAACCCCTACGTGGGTGCAGAAGAATACGCGATTACCGCGAAGATGACCGCGAACGCGACCACGCTGGCCGATATCGCCGACCTGACCGTTGGTTACCAACTCTATCACCGGAGCATCCACACTCCCGCGGAAATCGAGAACGAGGTGTTCCACTCCGACGAGAACGAACACGATGCGCACGTGCCAGACACGCGTGCTGCGTCGCTCGGGCGGTTCCACCTCGACTCGTCGCCGACGCAGTACGTCGATACGTCTGCCGAGTTCTTCCGAATTCCCCCGAAACGATTTCTCGACGGCGAAAAGGTCCTGTTACGCGAGGTGCCCTCGAAACGAGAGACCGGATTGATAGGCGCTCGCTCGACGACGACGAGACTCTTTCCCAAGTCAGTGATTTCGGTCGTCCTGACCGACGACGACTACGACTACCAGCACCTCCTCGGCGTGCTGAATAGTCGCGTCGCGTACCTCCAGTCGCTCGTCACCGGTGAGAAGATGGGCCAACACCTCTTCCCGCGCGTGTCGCTGACGCAACTTCGTGGCCTCGCCATCGAGGGGACGACAGAACTCACACCGCTCGTCGAACGCCTCGAAGTACTCTCTGCGCGCCGGTTCCACTTCCGACGGGCGTGGGAGCGTCGCGTCGAGGCACAGACAACTGCGGACCGAACGCTCGCGTCAATTCTCGGAGTAGACCACTCGGCAGACGACACCGAAGAGAGGTCCGAAGCGTGGGTTGTCGACTGTTCGATTGACCCAGACGGCGACAGTGACGTACTCGAACGGGAGTATTCGGCGTTCGAATTCGTCGGCGACACCGAGAGGCCGTCGGGCGTCCTCTACGGCATCGACGACGGCGTCGAGACGGCGTTGCTCAGCGTCGGGTTTCGAACCCGCGAACAACTCCAGTTGGTGTCGCTCTCGGTGGCGGCGTTACTCGACTCGCGGGTGAACGTCGACCACTTGCGGCACGTGTTGGAGAAAACCGTCGTGTGCGGCACTGGTGAGGCGTCTGTCGAACCGGTAGTTAGACTCATCCGCGAGGTTCAGCGCGAAGTGAGCGACGTCGTCGGAAGCGATGCCGACTCGGACACGCCACCGACGGATATCGTCCGCATCGAGGCGGCGCTATCGGACGCACAGATGGAACTCGATGCGGCCGTTTTCGACCTCTACGGCCTCACACCGGCGGAAGCACGGGCCGTCCTCGACGTCTTGGACGTCCGTGAGATGGTCGCAGAAGAGACGATTTCGAGACTCAGTCGGCTACAGACGGCAGCGAGAGACGAATAG
- a CDS encoding potassium channel family protein has protein sequence MKVVIVGYGRVGSRTARVLREEGHNVTVVDNDEKKVDRALDEGFQAIFGDGGTESVLKSAGIESANAVGGLTGDPNINFAACMLGKEFGCRSVMRISEDYRQEIYERYADDVDEIVYPERLGAAGAKTALLGGDFNAIGDLTDQLRLTTVYVPEGAPVIGEHVASIDLGADGRVYAHGRAREPMTIPLPGTVVEAGDQLALLTERDALERVRTQLLG, from the coding sequence ATGAAAGTCGTTATCGTGGGATACGGTCGCGTAGGTTCTCGAACTGCGCGCGTGCTTCGAGAAGAGGGCCACAACGTGACTGTCGTCGACAACGACGAGAAGAAAGTCGACAGGGCTCTCGACGAGGGGTTTCAGGCGATATTCGGTGACGGCGGGACCGAGAGCGTCCTGAAGTCGGCGGGCATCGAGTCCGCGAACGCCGTCGGCGGACTGACTGGCGACCCGAACATCAACTTCGCGGCGTGTATGCTCGGAAAGGAGTTCGGCTGTCGTTCCGTCATGCGAATCAGCGAGGACTACCGACAGGAGATATACGAGCGATACGCCGACGACGTTGACGAAATCGTCTACCCAGAACGTCTCGGTGCTGCGGGCGCGAAGACGGCACTACTCGGCGGCGACTTCAACGCAATCGGCGACCTGACCGACCAACTCCGTCTCACGACGGTGTACGTCCCCGAAGGCGCACCGGTCATCGGCGAACACGTCGCCAGTATCGACTTGGGTGCCGATGGGCGTGTCTACGCCCACGGCCGAGCACGCGAACCGATGACGATTCCGCTCCCCGGAACGGTCGTCGAAGCGGGTGACCAACTCGCACTCCTCACCGAACGCGACGCACTCGAACGGGTTCGCACGCAACTGCTCGGCTAG
- a CDS encoding M48 family metallopeptidase, translating to MKHTGLKLRMAVSGTVLFAFYMLLATAVWEVLGSVVTVVVLTVLFVGVQYKLGKWLALRSIDAEELPEDEFADVHQTVESLSAEMGITKPKLMYAPMGAPNAFAVGRQGSGVVVLGTELMQILDDDELKGVIAHELTHLKNRDVVPMVLGQSIAMLFGWGVYFVVNEAIGGIVGWILGWIASIIAQLLVTVFVLVISRVREYAADEDAAQYTGNPEALASALAKIGHVNEQVERTAINDSVSALCIFGQRDGILARLFASHPPMEKRIARLQQLSG from the coding sequence ATGAAGCATACTGGACTCAAGCTTCGGATGGCCGTCTCCGGGACGGTCCTGTTCGCGTTCTACATGCTCTTGGCGACGGCCGTGTGGGAGGTACTCGGGTCTGTCGTCACTGTCGTCGTACTCACGGTGTTGTTCGTCGGTGTCCAGTACAAACTCGGGAAGTGGTTGGCACTGCGAAGCATCGACGCCGAGGAACTCCCCGAAGACGAGTTCGCCGACGTTCACCAGACTGTCGAGTCGCTAAGCGCAGAGATGGGAATCACGAAGCCGAAACTGATGTACGCGCCGATGGGGGCACCCAACGCGTTCGCCGTCGGTCGACAGGGAAGCGGCGTCGTCGTACTCGGGACGGAACTCATGCAGATTCTCGACGACGACGAACTCAAAGGCGTCATCGCACACGAACTCACCCACCTCAAGAACCGTGACGTGGTTCCGATGGTCCTCGGGCAGAGCATCGCCATGCTGTTCGGGTGGGGCGTCTACTTCGTCGTCAACGAGGCCATCGGCGGTATCGTCGGGTGGATTCTCGGGTGGATTGCGAGTATCATCGCGCAGTTGCTCGTCACGGTGTTCGTCCTCGTCATCTCGCGCGTTCGGGAGTACGCCGCCGACGAAGACGCCGCCCAGTACACTGGGAACCCCGAGGCACTCGCCAGCGCACTCGCAAAGATTGGCCACGTGAACGAACAGGTCGAACGAACCGCCATTAACGACAGCGTGAGCGCACTGTGCATCTTCGGTCAGCGCGACGGTATCCTCGCCCGTCTATTCGCCTCACACCCGCCGATGGAAAAGCGCATCGCGCGATTACAGCAGCTGTCTGGCTGA
- a CDS encoding DUF7114 family protein, producing the protein MDDAVRAREAAREALSDIEPDALRAALDERLDAASLTPAVLTFVSARAVEPNVDLNGLATRAAGVQLIYEGLRLTRLLARDEPWVHLDSPDGDTDADLDILAADVLVSRGFYLLARTEAADHAVETVRAFGRDQTRLRSAPDTDRAVLDSNLEVNICTLAVVAGTTAVGSPPPTALVEYAAGLAKTQDGDLPPAAETVSESTVERIAALYRGGSGDDPVTSTADR; encoded by the coding sequence ATGGACGACGCCGTGCGAGCCCGTGAGGCTGCGCGTGAGGCCCTGTCGGATATCGAGCCCGATGCCCTCCGTGCAGCGCTGGACGAACGCCTCGACGCCGCCTCCTTGACACCGGCGGTACTCACGTTCGTGAGCGCGCGGGCTGTCGAACCCAACGTCGACCTGAACGGCTTGGCAACGCGTGCCGCCGGAGTGCAACTCATCTACGAGGGGCTTCGGCTCACTCGACTGCTCGCCCGCGACGAACCGTGGGTGCACCTCGATTCGCCCGACGGCGACACCGACGCCGACTTGGACATCCTCGCTGCAGACGTGCTGGTCTCGCGCGGGTTCTACCTCCTCGCTCGGACGGAAGCGGCCGACCACGCTGTCGAGACGGTTCGGGCCTTCGGACGCGACCAGACGCGCCTCCGCAGTGCCCCCGACACCGACCGTGCTGTCCTCGACAGTAACCTCGAAGTCAACATCTGTACGTTGGCAGTCGTCGCCGGAACGACTGCAGTCGGGTCACCACCACCGACTGCGCTCGTCGAATACGCGGCCGGGTTGGCGAAGACACAGGATGGTGATTTGCCGCCTGCCGCAGAGACGGTCTCCGAATCGACCGTCGAGCGTATCGCGGCACTCTATCGAGGCGGGTCCGGCGACGACCCGGTCACCTCGACAGCTGACCGATAA
- a CDS encoding class I SAM-dependent methyltransferase, producing MTDQRRAVRDGYDNLADVYDQQRNEDAPPVLDELTTRLDWGDSILDVGCGQGTPVTSALAEDFDVVGVDFSRAQLELARANVANARFLQGDMTALPIESSSFDALCAFYSLIHVPVAEHEQVIAEFSRVLRPGGNLLCTVGGEAWEGSNPDWLDSGVEMRWSFPDIEQTYEILDQTGFDVLDEFVVDDELGSQYPFVLAQFDAN from the coding sequence GTGACAGACCAGCGACGCGCAGTCCGTGACGGGTACGACAATCTCGCCGACGTGTACGACCAGCAGCGAAACGAGGACGCGCCGCCGGTACTCGACGAACTCACGACACGTCTCGACTGGGGAGACAGCATCCTCGACGTCGGGTGTGGACAAGGGACCCCAGTGACGAGTGCGCTCGCCGAAGACTTCGACGTGGTCGGAGTGGATTTCTCACGTGCGCAGTTGGAACTCGCCCGAGCGAACGTCGCGAACGCGAGGTTCCTTCAGGGCGACATGACCGCCCTCCCCATCGAGTCGTCGTCGTTCGACGCGCTCTGTGCCTTCTATTCGCTCATCCACGTGCCGGTTGCAGAACACGAACAGGTGATTGCGGAGTTCTCTCGGGTGCTTCGACCCGGTGGCAACCTCCTCTGTACCGTCGGCGGTGAGGCGTGGGAAGGGTCGAACCCCGATTGGCTGGACAGCGGCGTCGAGATGCGGTGGAGTTTCCCAGACATCGAACAGACGTACGAGATACTCGACCAGACCGGGTTCGACGTCCTCGACGAGTTCGTCGTCGACGACGAACTCGGGAGTCAGTACCCGTTCGTGCTGGCGCAGTTCGATGCGAACTGA
- a CDS encoding ABC transporter ATP-binding protein: protein MSETHQTTGTQSPGSASRQLTRLAARNLSHGFGDGVILEDISLAVEPGEILAIVGPSGTGKTTLLRLLAMFEPPDKGTVEVDGEDVWSLSDDQRLALRRRIGMGFQTRSLFSAAVSDNVAYGLRVRQSWGARLRSAIENVVGRSDPAPPVERALETVGMADKMHRDARSLSAGEAQRVAIARALAPDPDVLLLDEPTSNLDPRNTAAIESAMREARRHGIAVALATHDMQQAQRVSDRTAVLLDGTCIESGPTDRVFENPADDRVRRFIEGKLVY, encoded by the coding sequence ATGAGTGAGACACACCAAACCACAGGCACGCAGTCACCGGGCAGCGCATCGCGGCAGTTGACCCGTCTCGCCGCGCGCAACCTGAGTCACGGATTCGGCGATGGCGTGATTCTCGAAGACATCTCGCTCGCCGTCGAACCCGGCGAGATACTGGCTATCGTCGGTCCATCGGGGACGGGGAAGACGACGCTCTTACGACTGCTCGCGATGTTCGAACCGCCGGACAAAGGCACGGTCGAAGTCGATGGTGAAGACGTGTGGTCGCTGTCCGACGACCAGCGACTCGCCCTCAGGCGGCGCATCGGGATGGGGTTCCAGACACGGAGTCTGTTCTCCGCGGCGGTGTCCGACAACGTGGCGTACGGACTTCGCGTCCGACAGTCGTGGGGGGCGCGACTTCGAAGCGCCATCGAGAACGTCGTCGGCAGAAGTGACCCAGCACCGCCGGTCGAACGTGCCCTCGAAACGGTCGGCATGGCCGACAAGATGCACCGTGACGCGCGGTCGTTGTCCGCCGGGGAGGCCCAACGCGTCGCCATCGCGCGGGCGCTTGCACCTGACCCCGACGTGTTGCTCTTGGACGAACCGACGTCGAACCTCGACCCACGAAATACCGCCGCAATCGAATCGGCGATGCGAGAGGCGCGACGTCACGGCATCGCCGTCGCGTTGGCAACCCACGACATGCAGCAAGCGCAACGCGTCTCAGACCGGACGGCGGTCCTCCTCGACGGGACGTGTATCGAGTCGGGGCCGACCGACCGGGTGTTCGAGAACCCGGCCGACGACAGGGTCCGCCGATTCATCGAGGGGAAACTCGTCTACTGA
- a CDS encoding enoyl-CoA hydratase/isomerase family protein, which yields MIRTTDDGDLRVVTIERPERRNALRPTDLDDLRAAIDDADAPVVLLRGSGPAFCAGADLDSVAELDDPEAFARQGQRVADTIEQSSSVVVAGIDGAARGGGVELALACDVRVATPRATLGEPGVRIGLFGAWGGTVRLPRIVGEGHALEFSLSGRVVDADEALQMGLVSRIVDDPYEVAASMAENEHQSLRIIKERLRDRSDDEARLAEEARGFAELHRANVDDIATSREE from the coding sequence ATGATACGGACGACAGACGATGGCGACCTCCGGGTCGTGACCATCGAACGCCCCGAACGACGAAACGCCCTCAGACCGACAGACCTCGACGACTTGCGGGCCGCTATCGACGACGCCGACGCACCGGTCGTCTTGCTCCGCGGAAGTGGCCCAGCGTTCTGCGCGGGTGCTGACCTCGACAGCGTCGCCGAACTCGACGACCCGGAAGCGTTCGCCAGACAGGGCCAGCGTGTGGCGGACACCATAGAGCAGTCATCGTCGGTCGTCGTCGCCGGTATCGACGGTGCGGCCCGCGGCGGTGGTGTCGAACTCGCCCTCGCCTGCGACGTTCGAGTGGCCACACCCCGAGCGACACTGGGCGAACCGGGCGTTCGAATCGGTCTCTTCGGGGCGTGGGGAGGAACGGTTCGTCTTCCGCGCATCGTGGGCGAAGGTCACGCACTCGAATTCTCGCTGTCTGGCCGCGTCGTCGACGCCGACGAAGCACTTCAGATGGGACTCGTCTCCCGAATCGTCGACGACCCGTACGAGGTTGCCGCTTCGATGGCCGAGAACGAGCATCAGTCGCTCCGAATCATCAAAGAGCGTCTGCGAGACCGGAGTGACGACGAGGCGCGGTTAGCCGAAGAAGCGCGCGGGTTCGCAGAACTGCACCGGGCGAACGTCGACGATATCGCGACGTCGCGAGAAGAATAG
- a CDS encoding metal-dependent hydrolase, which yields MMATTHALAGVVLGTAVWALVPEAGMLPVLAAALGGLFPDFDLYAGHRKTLHFPVYFSALAVPALAIAAWNPTTTTLAVALFLAAAALHSASDVLGGGLELKPWLGTSERAVYDHWNGRWLAPKRYVRYDGSPEDLALTLAFAVPPVVVFDGLTETLVIAAVTVSGVYVLLRKPMVAIAERAVAAIPDHLVDHVPERFVRDLR from the coding sequence ATGATGGCCACCACTCACGCCCTCGCGGGTGTCGTCCTCGGCACCGCCGTGTGGGCGTTGGTCCCCGAGGCCGGGATGCTCCCCGTCCTTGCGGCCGCACTCGGCGGCCTGTTCCCCGACTTCGACCTGTACGCAGGCCACCGCAAGACGCTCCACTTCCCAGTGTACTTCAGCGCACTCGCGGTGCCTGCGCTCGCAATCGCCGCATGGAACCCGACGACGACGACGCTCGCCGTCGCACTGTTCCTCGCAGCGGCCGCACTGCACTCCGCGTCCGACGTTCTCGGCGGCGGTCTGGAACTCAAGCCGTGGCTCGGAACCTCTGAACGCGCCGTCTACGACCACTGGAACGGCCGATGGCTCGCCCCGAAACGCTACGTCCGGTACGACGGGTCCCCCGAGGACCTCGCGCTGACGCTCGCCTTCGCCGTCCCGCCAGTCGTCGTCTTCGACGGCCTCACCGAGACGCTCGTCATCGCCGCAGTCACCGTCTCGGGCGTCTACGTCCTCCTGCGGAAACCGATGGTCGCAATCGCAGAACGCGCCGTCGCGGCGATTCCCGACCACCTCGTCGACCACGTGCCCGAACGGTTCGTCCGAGACCTGCGGTAG
- a CDS encoding MFS transporter, whose product MARFSIRAHPTRWRWVLWALLAVGFLLVSFHRVTTAVLADDLSRAFDTTGAELGMLHAAFFYIYAALQLPSGILVDRVGSRRVAAAGLAVMSLGVFGFALAPTYALAFASRALLGLGGSVLYTATLRFLANWYRPDEFATMTGWTIAAAGMGGVLATTPLAIAIDSTGWRSVLLAVGVGGVGLAAVTFFVVRDRPTDAGFQPLDGVQPPTTRIEFSTVVENTKRVLSEGETWLMGTMLFLVLGTNFTVLGLWGVPYISDLYDVSVRTASLVVFAGNVAFLIGSPLMGSLSDRLGHRTELILGSCVVFTLAYGLIFLFVTPPLLLAGVLLFAALFVMGGAVIAFTVAKERHAASASATATGAINSMGYFGAAVFPAVMGYALDAYWTGETVAGARVYTPAGYRVAFGIATAAGVVAIVCAYLLHRRESRVEVSASGHPEPTD is encoded by the coding sequence ATGGCACGGTTCTCGATTCGGGCACATCCGACGCGTTGGCGATGGGTGCTGTGGGCACTGCTCGCGGTCGGATTTCTTCTCGTCAGTTTCCACCGGGTGACCACTGCGGTCCTCGCGGACGACCTCTCGCGGGCATTCGACACGACCGGTGCAGAACTCGGGATGTTGCACGCCGCGTTCTTCTACATCTACGCTGCGCTACAGTTACCGTCGGGAATCTTGGTGGACCGGGTCGGGTCGCGCCGGGTCGCTGCCGCCGGCCTCGCCGTGATGTCCCTCGGCGTATTTGGGTTCGCGCTCGCACCGACCTACGCCCTCGCGTTCGCCTCGCGTGCGCTGTTGGGCCTCGGCGGGAGCGTCCTCTACACGGCGACGCTTCGGTTCCTCGCGAACTGGTATCGGCCGGACGAGTTCGCCACGATGACTGGGTGGACTATCGCCGCGGCGGGGATGGGCGGCGTCCTCGCGACAACGCCGTTGGCCATCGCCATCGACAGTACAGGCTGGCGGTCGGTGCTCCTCGCCGTCGGTGTCGGCGGTGTCGGACTCGCGGCTGTGACGTTCTTCGTGGTCCGTGACCGCCCGACCGACGCAGGGTTCCAACCGCTCGACGGCGTCCAACCGCCGACGACCCGAATCGAGTTTTCGACCGTCGTCGAGAACACGAAGCGAGTGTTGAGCGAAGGCGAGACGTGGTTGATGGGGACGATGCTGTTTCTGGTGCTGGGGACGAACTTCACCGTCCTCGGTCTGTGGGGCGTCCCGTACATCTCTGACCTCTACGACGTGTCGGTCCGGACTGCCTCGCTGGTCGTCTTCGCCGGGAACGTCGCGTTCCTCATCGGGTCACCACTCATGGGGTCGTTGTCTGACCGACTGGGCCACCGAACCGAACTCATCCTCGGGTCCTGCGTGGTGTTCACGCTCGCGTACGGCCTCATCTTCCTCTTCGTGACCCCGCCGTTGCTCCTCGCCGGCGTGTTGCTCTTCGCGGCGCTCTTCGTCATGGGCGGCGCAGTCATCGCCTTCACCGTCGCCAAGGAGCGCCACGCCGCGTCGGCGAGCGCAACCGCGACGGGTGCGATAAACAGCATGGGATACTTCGGTGCCGCCGTCTTCCCGGCGGTGATGGGGTACGCGCTCGACGCCTATTGGACGGGCGAGACAGTCGCCGGCGCTCGGGTCTACACCCCCGCCGGCTACCGAGTCGCGTTCGGCATCGCCACCGCCGCGGGCGTCGTCGCCATCGTCTGTGCGTACCTGCTCCACCGCCGTGAGTCCCGCGTCGAGGTATCCGCGTCCGGCCACCCCGAACCGACCGACTGA
- a CDS encoding NAD(P)-dependent alcohol dehydrogenase, with amino-acid sequence MQAARLHEYTDEMSTALQIDDIERPTVSASNGVVVEVQGAGWCQTDNHIIEGMWAEYVDQPLPMTLGHENAGTVVETGDEVQLVEEGDPVICHPVQTCGICRPCRQGEDMYCENSKFNGLTTDGGFAEYLSTNERAVIPLPDGVDPIDIAPHADAGITAYHAAKKAVHELNPGDTAVVIGIGGLGHIGLQCVDAMSAPDIVAVDVKDEALDLATALGANHTINPTTDDVVAEIDALTDGTGAAQVLDFVGADETTGYAPDIVAAGGDHHIIGYGGHVHEPSQALVNGEFSFRGTLVGQYTELQELVALVERGDVELRTTRYGLDEVNTVAEHLEHGEIEGRAVITP; translated from the coding sequence ATGCAAGCCGCACGACTCCACGAGTATACCGACGAGATGAGCACCGCCCTCCAGATAGACGACATCGAGCGCCCGACGGTTTCGGCGTCGAACGGCGTCGTCGTCGAAGTGCAAGGTGCGGGGTGGTGCCAGACAGACAACCACATCATCGAGGGAATGTGGGCGGAGTACGTCGACCAACCGCTTCCGATGACGCTGGGTCACGAGAACGCGGGGACCGTCGTCGAGACGGGCGACGAGGTGCAACTCGTCGAAGAGGGCGACCCAGTAATCTGTCACCCGGTCCAGACGTGCGGCATCTGTCGTCCGTGCCGGCAGGGGGAAGACATGTACTGTGAGAACAGCAAATTCAACGGTCTCACGACCGACGGCGGGTTCGCCGAGTACCTCTCGACCAACGAACGCGCTGTCATCCCGCTTCCGGACGGCGTCGACCCGATAGATATCGCGCCCCACGCCGACGCCGGCATCACCGCCTACCACGCCGCGAAAAAGGCCGTTCACGAACTGAATCCGGGTGACACCGCCGTCGTCATCGGCATCGGCGGTCTCGGTCACATCGGCCTCCAGTGCGTGGACGCGATGAGCGCACCGGATATCGTCGCTGTCGACGTGAAAGACGAGGCTCTCGACCTGGCGACAGCCCTCGGTGCGAATCACACGATTAACCCGACGACGGACGACGTAGTGGCCGAAATCGACGCACTCACCGATGGAACCGGCGCGGCACAGGTACTCGACTTCGTCGGCGCTGACGAGACGACGGGGTACGCCCCTGATATCGTCGCCGCCGGCGGCGACCACCACATCATCGGGTACGGTGGACACGTCCACGAACCGTCGCAAGCACTCGTCAACGGCGAGTTCTCGTTCCGTGGAACGCTCGTGGGCCAATACACCGAACTACAGGAACTCGTCGCCCTCGTCGAACGCGGCGACGTCGAACTCAGAACGACTCGATACGGCCTCGACGAAGTGAACACCGTCGCCGAACATCTCGAACACGGCGAAATCGAAGGACGTGCGGTGATTACGCCGTAG